The Calliphora vicina chromosome 3, idCalVici1.1, whole genome shotgun sequence genome contains a region encoding:
- the LOC135955400 gene encoding RING finger protein nenya-like, with translation MFHFYCNHCFRRRKFETSMQLFISRCGHILCNDCVQDNCCICKRPFTAVAVNKEMPRSMAEYFVSPMKQYQDYQKKMKFHYVQERRLVEHLCRSNAEENKRVESEIQGYTKLDDSIVRHIAHERERIRKLREYIAYYNRRFEHANYMTPPITSQPRPRYPSRRSSTENISSNLPNTNIRFTQPIRPNLVLPNSPTISDNNSSSITTEGTTMVNKVSKRQRTPPPLVPFSQHKLLNPQFSFNSLN, from the coding sequence atgtttcatttttattgcaatCATTGTTTTCGTCGTCGAAAATTCGAAACTTCTATGCAACTCTTTATATCACGTTGTGGCCACATACTCTGCAATGATTGCGTACAAGACAATTGCTGTATTTGTAAGCGTCCATTCACAGCCGTAGCCGTCAATAAGGAAATGCCAAGATCTATGGCTGAGTACTTTGTCAGTCCCATGAAACAGTATCAGGACTACCAAAAAAAGATGAAATTTCATTATGTACAAGAGCGACGTCTGGTCGAGCACCTCTGCCGCTCGAATGCAGAGGAGAATAAGAGAGTAGAAAGTGAAATTCAAGGTTATACTAAGTTGGACGATTCAATCGTGCGTCATATTGCACATGAACGCGAAAGAATACGTAAATTACGAGAATATATTGCATATTATAATAGACGTTTCGAACATGCCAATTATATGACGCCTCCAATTACATCCCAACCCCGGCCACGGTATCCTTCTAGAAGATCTAGCACAGAAAATATTTCGTCTAATCTACCCAATACAAATATACGTTTTACTCAACCGATAAGACCTAATCTGGTATTACCCAATAGCCCTACTATAAGTGATAATAATAGCAGTTCAATAACTACAGAGGGGACAACAATGGTAAATAAGGTTTCTAAGCGGCAAAGAACCCCACCGCCCTTAGTGCCGTTTTCTCAGCATAAACTATTGAATCCACAATTTTCGTTTAATTCTTTAAATTag
- the LOC135955401 gene encoding RING finger protein narya-like produces MFQFYCNHCFRRRKYETSMELFISRCGHILCNDCVQDNCSICKRPFTAVAVNKDMPTSMAEYFVSPMKQYQDYKKKMKFHNDQEQRLVEHMSRTNAEENKRVESEIQGYTKLDDSIVRHIAHERERIRKLREYIAYYNRRFEHANYMTPPITSQPRPRYPSRRHSPEKVSFYPPNTNIRFTQPIRPNLVLPNSPTISDNNSSSITTEGTIMVKKVSKQQRTPPPLVPFSQHKLLNPQFSFNSLN; encoded by the coding sequence ATGTTTCAGTTTTATTGCAATCATTGTTTTCGTCGTCGAAAATACGAAACATCTATGGAACTCTTTATATCACGTTGTGGCCACATTCTCTGCAATGATTGCGTACAAGACAACTGCAGTATTTGTAAGCGTCCGTTCACAGCTGTAGCCGTCAATAAGGACATGCCAACATCTATGGCTGAGTACTTTGTCAGTCCCATGAAACAGTATCAGgactacaaaaaaaagatgAAATTTCATAATGATCAAGAGCAACGTCTGGTCGAGCACATGTCCCGCACGAATGCAGAGGAGAATAAGAGAGTAGAAAGTGAAATTCAAGGTTATACTAAGTTGGATGATTCAATCGTGCGTCATATTGCACATGAACGCGAAAGAATACGTAAATTACGAGAATATATTGCATATTATAATAGACGTTTCGAACATGCCAATTATATGACGCCTCCAATTACATCCCAACCCCGGCCACGTTATCCATCTCGAAGACATAGCCCAGAAAAGGTTTCATTTTATCCACCCAACACAAATATACGTTTTACTCAACCGATAAGACCTAATCTGGTATTACCCAATAGCCCTACTATAAGTGATAATAATAGCAGTTCAATAACTACAGAGGGGACAATAATGGTAAAGAAGGTTTCTAAGCAGCAAAGAACCCCACCGCCCTTAGTGCCGTTTTCTCAGCATAAACTATTGAAtccacaattttcatttaattctttaaattaa